The sequence CGGCATCCGGGAGGGCGGGGTCGGCCCGGAGAGCGAGGGCGGCCGGGTGGGCGGCGGCATCCGCTTCCTCACCGGCTACGACTACGAGCCCCGCTGGGGCCGCCCCGGCCGGCTCGCCGACCGTCTGCTCTTCCGCCCGCTGATGGGCTGGGCCACCGCCTGGTCGTTCGACCGGCTGCGGCTGTGGTGCGAGCGGGGGATCACGCCGGAGCGCGCGCTGCGGCGCGGACTCGCGGAGGCGGCGGTCCGGCCGGCGGTGGTGGTCCTGGCGGCGTGGTCGGCGTCCCTCGCCCCCGTGCCGTCGCCGCTCGCCGGCGTACCGGCCCTCCTGCTCGCCGTACCGGTCCTGCTCGCCGCCGTCCTCCTGCCGCCGCTGCCGGGCACCCCGTCGGCCGCCCGCTGCCTGCGCCGCCCGCCCGAGCGCGGTGCCACCGCGCCGCCCGCCCTTCTCCACCGTCTGGAGCGACCATGACCTCGATCTTCCAGCAGGCCCTGGGGGCCGACTTCGACCGCCTCCACCCGCGCGTACAACGCCGCTTCTCCGTCGGCCTCGACAGCGGCGAATCCTGCGTCGGGCGCGGCGTGATGGACCGGGTGTGGCACGGCGGCCCGTGGATGCGGCCGTTCCTCGCGCTGGGCGGGATACGCCACATCCTCGTCCCGCGCGCCGGCCGCGATGTCCCGTTCACCATCGAGAACGTCCCGTTCACGGACTCCTTCGGCCGCGAGACGGTGACCTTCGTGAGGACGTTCGCCTTCCCGGACGGGCCCCGGCGGTTCGACGCGACGATGGTCCACAGCCCGGAGCGCGGCTGTGTGGTGGACTACCTGGGTACGCATCAGCACCTGGCCACCGACCTGCACCTGGCGGTGGACGAGGCCGGCGCCCTGGTCATCCGCTCCGGCGAACACCGCTTCCGCGAGGGCCCGGTGGACGCCCGGGTGCCGGATCTGATCGGGGGCGACGCGGTGGTCAGGGAGTCGTTCGACGAGGCGGCGGGCCGCTTCCGTATCCAGGTCTCGGTCACCAACCGCCGCTTCGGCCCGCTGTTCGGCTACGAGGGCTCGTTCACCGCGGAGTACGCGGACGTGGAGGCGCACGGCGTACGCCCGGACCTGCGCCCGGTACGCGAGGAGGCACGGGCGTGAGCGAGCGGAAGCGCGCGGCCACGGGCGCGGCGCAGCGGACGGGCACCGGCCGGACGCCCTCCGGCGAGGACACCAGGACGAAGCTGCTCGCCGGCGCCCTCGCCACGCTCACCGAGCAGGGCATCGCCAAGACCTCCGCGCGGAGCATCGCCGCCGCCGCCGGGGTCAACCAGGCGCTGGTCTTCTACCACTTCGGCACTGTCGACGAACTGCTCGCCGCGGCCTGCCGCCACGGCGCCGAGCAGCGCCTCGCGACCTACCGCGAACGTCTGGACCGGGTCCGCTCCCTGGGCGAACTCCTGGCCGTGGCCCGCGAGCTGAACGCCTCCGAACGTGCGGGCGGCCATGTCGCGGTGCTGGGGCAGCTGCTCGCCGGCGGCCAGACGCAGCCGCGCCTCGCGACCGCCACGGCCGCGGGCCTCACGCTGTGGACCGAGGAGATCGAGCGGGTCCTCGGCCGGGTCCTGGCGGGCACGCCGCTCGCCGAGTTCGTGGACGTCGCGGGCCTCGCGAAGGCGGCCTCCGCGGCCTTCGTCGGCCTGGAGCTGTACGAGGGCGTCGACCCGGACGGGGCCGGTCAGGCGCTGGCCGCACTGGACCAGCTCGCCGCGCTCGCCGCCGCGCTGGAGGGCCTCGGCCCGGTCGCGCAGCGCGCCGTACGCTCCAGGCTGCGCAGGGCCGGGGGGAACCGCTCGCACCCGTAGACCCGTCCTCGGAAGCGACGACAGGGGCGGACGGGACACATGGGGACATGGTGAAGCAAGCGGTCAGTGGTGCGGCTGGGGCGGCGAGGTCCGCCTTCTCCCGGCGGGCGTGGGACCGCCCCGGCCGTTGGCGGCGGGGGCGCGTCCTGGCCGCGCTCGCCGCGCTGACGGCGCTCCTGCTCGTCGCCCACCGGGCGGTGCCCAACACCCCGGGCCGCCTCGGCAGCCTCCTTGAGGCGTTCCTGCCCTGGCTGGGCCTGGCCGTCGTCCCCCTGCTCGCCCTCGCCGTGCTCCGCCGGTCCCTCCTCGCACTCCTGGCGCTGCTCCTGCCGGTGACGGCCTGGTCGTACGCGTTCGGCGGCCTCCTGCTCCCGGCGCCGGACCCGGGCGCCCGCGACCTGGTCGTGGTGCAGCACAACGTCAGCGATGTGAACGCCGACCCGGCGGGGACCGCCCGAGCGCTGGACGCCGTGGGCGCCGACCTCATCGCGCTGGAGGAACTGGTGCCCGAGGCGCTGCCCCGGTACGAGAAGGCCCTCGCCGCGCACTACCCGTTCCACGAGGTCCGGGGCACGGTCGGCATCTGGTCCAGGCACCGCCTCTCCGGCACCCGGGTGGTCGACATCAAGCCCGAGGACATCACGGAGGGCTGGAGCCGAGGCCTGCGCACGCTCGCCCACACCCCGCACGGCGAGGTCGCCGCGTACGTCGCCCACCTGCCGTCCATCCGGATCGGCCCCGGCGGTCTCGCCTCCGCCCGACGCGACGAGAGCGCCCGCCTGCTGGGCAACGCCCTGGCCGCCGAGGAGACGCACGCGGTGATCGTGCTGGGCGACCTCAACGCCACGGTGGACGACCGAGGCCTGACCCCCCTGACCTCCCGGCTCAACGCCCCGGAACGCGGCTTCGCGTTCAGCTTCCCGGCGTCCTTCCCGCTGGCCCGGATCGACCAGGTGATGGCCCGCGGAGCCACGGTCGGCCGCATCCACACCCTCCCGGCCACGGGCAGCGACCACCTGCCGGTGACGGCACGGGTGGCGCTGGACTGAGGGGCACCCCAAAAAACGGGGTGCGCCCTCCGCACCCCGTCCCTAGGCTGCGCGGGCGCCCCGCCAACGATTCGGAGACGTACGGAACATGACGCCCCACCTGTCAGCGATCGGCTTCCATGCGACCGACCCGGCGGACCTGGCCCGCTTCTGGGCCGCGCTCCTGAACCGGGAACAGGCCGAACCGAGCCCCGCAGCCGATGAGTTCACGGTCCTGGCCCCCGACGCCCACGGCTTCGACCTCCGCTTCGTCACGAACCAGGAGGCCAAGGACCTCACGAGCCGGGGCCACTTCGACCTGACGAGCGCCACCCCGGAGGCCCAGCAGCGGACGGTGGCCCGCGCGCTGGAGCTGGGCGCCCGGCACATCGACGTCGGTCAGAAGCCGGAGGAGGGCCATATCGTCCTCGCCGACCCGGAGGGCAACGAGTTCTGTGTGATCGAGGCCGGCAACAAGTTCCTCGCCGACACCGGCGCCATCGGGGCGGTCGCCTGCGACGGCACCCGGGCGGTCGGCTACTTCTGGGGCGAGGCGCTGGGCTGGCCGCTGGTCTGGGACCAGGACGAGGAGACCGCGGTCCAGTCCCCGCACGGCGGCACGAAGCTCACCTGGGGCGGCCCGCCGGTCGCCCCGAAGACGGACCCCAACCGCCTGTACTTCGAGCTGACACTCCCGCCGGACGCGGACGAGGCGGCGGAGACCACCCGCCTGACCGGCCTGGGCGCGCGGCGAGGACCGGACGGGGGCGTGCTGCTCGACCCGGACGGCAACGAGTTCACGCTCCGGAAGGCGCGGCCATGACCAGCAGGTTCACCGAACTCGCCGTCGACTGCCACGACCCGGAACGCCTCGCCGCCTTCTGGTGCGAGGTCCTGGACTTCACGGTGATCGACCGCGCCGAGGGCAAGGTCGAGATCGGCTCCTGGGTGCCGACCGTGGAGGAGGTACGGGCCCGCCAGATGCCGCCCACGGTGGTCTTCCTCCAGGTGCCCGAGTCCAGGGCCGGAAAGAACCGCCTCCACCTCGACGTCAGCCCCATCGACCGCACCACCGAGGAAGAGGTCACCCGCCTCCTCACCCTCGGCGCCACCCGCACGGACGTGGGCCAGGGCCCGGACCGCACCTGGGTCGTGATGGCGGACCCGGAGGGCAACGAATTCTGCGTGCTGCGGACGCTGGCGCCGTAGCGGCACCCGGGGTGCTGGTTCGGGGCGGAATCCGGCGTCCCCGGCCGCGCCTGCGTCGACCTCCCGGTCATCGGGGATGTGCCCGGTCGTTCACGGGGCAGCCGTCGTATCGGCCTCGGCATGTGCGTCGCCCTCACCCCTGACCGGCGTCAAGGGCGCCCCGGCCCTCCGCTGTGACGGGGAGCGGGCGCGCGCCGGATTCCGTCAAGGAGGTAGATGGTGCGGCGGTCGTAGCCGTCCCGGGGAGGCCGTTCGCCGTGCTTGAGGGCGAGGGCGTTGTCCACGACGAGTGCGTGCAGGTCGCCCGCCGTGAACTCCGGCCGCAGCACATCGGCGGCTCGCGCCGCTGCGACGATCTCCTCGTTGGCCTCGCTTCCGACCCGGCAGATCTCCATCAGCTGCTGTGAATGCGGATACGTCTGCAACAGCACGTCGTTGAAGGCGGGCTGGCGGTACTGGAGGTCGCGGAGCTCGGTGAGGTAGTACGTGATCCGCTCACCCACGTCATCGATGGCCCGCGCATGGTCGATGACGGCGAACAGCTGACTCGCCACGAGTTCTTCGATGACGGCTTCGATGAGGCCGATCCGACCGCCGAACCGGTTGAAGATCGTGGCCTTGCTCACCCCCGCCGCCTCGGCGACCTTCTCCAGCGGCACCGTCAGGCCCTGCCCCCGGAAGGCGCCGATCGCGGCAGAGCGGATCTGTTCGGAATTTCGCCGGGCGTCGGCGCGCAGCCGGGGTTCCGAAGGCACCGCACTCACCGTCCCGTTCCGCTCGCCGGTACAACTTGACTCATGTGGTCAGTTTACTTACGGTCGTGACCGGAACAAAATCTGACCCCGGTGGTCAACTTACGAGCCCGAGAGGCCAAAACCATGATCGTTGTGACTGGCGCCACGGGTGGGCTGGGCGGTACCACCGTCGAGCACCTGCTCAAGCGCGTACCGGCCGACCGGATCGGCGTCAGCGTGCGCGATCCCGCCAAGGCGCGGCACTTCGCCGACCGCGGCGTAC comes from Streptomyces sp. Mut1 and encodes:
- a CDS encoding DUF4166 domain-containing protein; the protein is MTSIFQQALGADFDRLHPRVQRRFSVGLDSGESCVGRGVMDRVWHGGPWMRPFLALGGIRHILVPRAGRDVPFTIENVPFTDSFGRETVTFVRTFAFPDGPRRFDATMVHSPERGCVVDYLGTHQHLATDLHLAVDEAGALVIRSGEHRFREGPVDARVPDLIGGDAVVRESFDEAAGRFRIQVSVTNRRFGPLFGYEGSFTAEYADVEAHGVRPDLRPVREEARA
- a CDS encoding VOC family protein, which encodes MTSRFTELAVDCHDPERLAAFWCEVLDFTVIDRAEGKVEIGSWVPTVEEVRARQMPPTVVFLQVPESRAGKNRLHLDVSPIDRTTEEEVTRLLTLGATRTDVGQGPDRTWVVMADPEGNEFCVLRTLAP
- a CDS encoding TetR/AcrR family transcriptional regulator, with amino-acid sequence MLAGALATLTEQGIAKTSARSIAAAAGVNQALVFYHFGTVDELLAAACRHGAEQRLATYRERLDRVRSLGELLAVARELNASERAGGHVAVLGQLLAGGQTQPRLATATAAGLTLWTEEIERVLGRVLAGTPLAEFVDVAGLAKAASAAFVGLELYEGVDPDGAGQALAALDQLAALAAALEGLGPVAQRAVRSRLRRAGGNRSHP
- a CDS encoding TetR/AcrR family transcriptional regulator, which produces MSAVPSEPRLRADARRNSEQIRSAAIGAFRGQGLTVPLEKVAEAAGVSKATIFNRFGGRIGLIEAVIEELVASQLFAVIDHARAIDDVGERITYYLTELRDLQYRQPAFNDVLLQTYPHSQQLMEICRVGSEANEEIVAAARAADVLRPEFTAGDLHALVVDNALALKHGERPPRDGYDRRTIYLLDGIRRAPAPRHSGGPGRP
- a CDS encoding endonuclease/exonuclease/phosphatase family protein, with product MVKQAVSGAAGAARSAFSRRAWDRPGRWRRGRVLAALAALTALLLVAHRAVPNTPGRLGSLLEAFLPWLGLAVVPLLALAVLRRSLLALLALLLPVTAWSYAFGGLLLPAPDPGARDLVVVQHNVSDVNADPAGTARALDAVGADLIALEELVPEALPRYEKALAAHYPFHEVRGTVGIWSRHRLSGTRVVDIKPEDITEGWSRGLRTLAHTPHGEVAAYVAHLPSIRIGPGGLASARRDESARLLGNALAAEETHAVIVLGDLNATVDDRGLTPLTSRLNAPERGFAFSFPASFPLARIDQVMARGATVGRIHTLPATGSDHLPVTARVALD
- a CDS encoding VOC family protein is translated as MTPHLSAIGFHATDPADLARFWAALLNREQAEPSPAADEFTVLAPDAHGFDLRFVTNQEAKDLTSRGHFDLTSATPEAQQRTVARALELGARHIDVGQKPEEGHIVLADPEGNEFCVIEAGNKFLADTGAIGAVACDGTRAVGYFWGEALGWPLVWDQDEETAVQSPHGGTKLTWGGPPVAPKTDPNRLYFELTLPPDADEAAETTRLTGLGARRGPDGGVLLDPDGNEFTLRKARP